A stretch of Marinobacter sp. F4206 DNA encodes these proteins:
- a CDS encoding outer membrane beta-barrel protein: MNLSRSLAIVFATGVLTAGAANAQDMYKSGVGGLYTGLNYTFANLDIGSRDADVGTLSAKAGVMATPFLGFEARGGFGVDDDRIGAVDFSLDNFFGGYATFNLANESPLTPYAILGFTRVELEAEGPFNTVTDDESDVSYGVGLNMKFASNLSGNLEYMRYYDDDDVTVDGLGVGVQLNF; encoded by the coding sequence ATGAATCTCTCACGTTCACTTGCAATTGTTTTTGCTACCGGCGTGCTTACAGCTGGCGCAGCCAATGCCCAGGACATGTATAAATCCGGAGTTGGCGGCCTGTATACCGGCCTGAACTATACGTTCGCAAACCTCGATATCGGCTCCCGGGACGCGGATGTCGGTACGCTGTCCGCCAAGGCAGGCGTGATGGCCACCCCGTTCCTGGGCTTTGAGGCCCGGGGGGGATTTGGCGTGGATGACGACCGTATTGGCGCCGTCGATTTTTCCCTCGACAACTTCTTCGGGGGCTACGCCACTTTCAATCTGGCTAACGAATCCCCGTTAACGCCCTACGCAATTCTCGGCTTTACCCGCGTCGAGCTTGAGGCAGAGGGGCCCTTCAACACCGTGACAGACGATGAAAGTGATGTTTCCTACGGTGTGGGTTTGAACATGAAGTTTGCGTCCAATCTTTCTGGCAACCTCGAATACATGCGTTACTATGATGACGATGACGTCACTGTCGATGGTCTCGGGGTTGGCGTTCAGCTTAATTTCTGA
- a CDS encoding TrkH family potassium uptake protein — MFVLLSIFMTLPVIFLAGSETPNALAFAESAAIVCGLGVLGILATFRQPRDLKPRFMFVLTVSSWFIIALFSSLPFYLSDNGISAADAFFEGTSGITTTGATVLSGLDTMDRDLLLWRSILQWIGGIGIIGMFVAVLPFLRVGGMRLFATESSEWTDKALPRMKTLSRGLLFVYVMFSIIAVFTYWVSGMTLFDAFNHGLTSIATGGFSTSDLSMGKFSDLILMEATLFMIIGSLPFFLFVRELHGQHGVLFRDQQVRLFLGILLLVPALLTLYRWLVSPVPFDPLHNYTATLFNVTSVVTTTGYASEDYSAWGPLAFVLFFFLMFVGGCSGSTAGGMKIFRFQLSLIILREQLMRLLHPRAVLTRNYNGRAVSDEIISSMIAYTFIFLLCMLLITVALAAMQLDFVTALSGALTSLTNVGPGLGEIIGPSGNFGPLPDGAKWVLSVGMLMGRLEILSVIIVLSPAFWRS; from the coding sequence ATGTTTGTGCTGCTCAGCATATTCATGACCTTACCGGTCATTTTTCTGGCTGGTTCCGAAACGCCCAATGCCCTGGCGTTCGCGGAATCGGCCGCCATCGTCTGTGGCCTTGGCGTTCTCGGGATTCTGGCAACCTTCCGACAGCCCCGGGACCTCAAGCCCCGGTTCATGTTCGTGCTGACCGTCTCCAGCTGGTTCATCATTGCACTTTTTTCCTCTCTGCCCTTCTACCTGAGTGACAACGGCATCTCTGCCGCTGACGCATTCTTTGAGGGTACCTCCGGGATTACTACCACCGGCGCTACGGTATTGAGCGGCCTGGATACGATGGACCGTGACCTACTGCTCTGGCGCTCCATCCTCCAGTGGATTGGCGGAATCGGGATTATCGGCATGTTCGTTGCGGTTCTGCCATTTCTGCGAGTGGGCGGGATGCGGTTGTTCGCAACGGAATCGTCGGAATGGACGGACAAAGCACTGCCCCGGATGAAGACCCTCAGCCGCGGCCTGCTATTTGTTTATGTCATGTTTTCGATCATCGCCGTTTTCACCTACTGGGTGTCCGGGATGACCCTGTTCGATGCCTTTAACCATGGCCTGACAAGTATCGCTACAGGCGGGTTTTCCACCTCGGACCTGTCGATGGGCAAGTTCAGTGATCTGATCCTGATGGAAGCGACCCTGTTCATGATCATCGGCAGCCTGCCGTTCTTCCTGTTTGTCCGTGAGCTGCACGGCCAGCATGGGGTGCTTTTCAGGGACCAGCAGGTGCGATTGTTCCTGGGCATACTGCTCCTGGTACCGGCCCTGCTGACACTCTACCGGTGGCTGGTATCGCCGGTACCTTTTGATCCGCTCCATAACTACACGGCAACGCTGTTCAATGTAACGTCGGTCGTGACCACCACCGGTTATGCCTCGGAAGATTATTCCGCATGGGGGCCACTGGCTTTTGTTCTGTTTTTCTTCCTGATGTTCGTGGGCGGCTGCTCCGGATCGACCGCAGGTGGCATGAAAATTTTCCGGTTCCAGTTGTCCCTCATCATCCTGCGTGAACAGTTGATGCGCCTGCTGCATCCGCGCGCCGTGCTGACACGAAACTACAACGGCCGGGCGGTCAGCGATGAGATTATCTCCTCCATGATCGCCTATACCTTCATCTTCCTTCTGTGCATGTTACTGATCACAGTTGCGCTGGCTGCGATGCAGCTGGATTTCGTAACGGCGCTCTCCGGTGCCCTCACCTCCCTGACCAATGTCGGTCCAGGATTGGGTGAGATCATCGGTCCTTCTGGCAACTTCGGCCCTTTGCCGGACGGCGCCAAGTGGGTGCTCTCGGTGGGTATGCTGATGGGCCGGCTGGAAATCCTCAGCGTGATCATTGTGCTGTCACCAGCATTCTGGCGCAGCTAG
- a CDS encoding ACP phosphodiesterase: MNHLAHVFLAPDSPEARVGSILGDFTRGVVLAGLPSLVQKGIRHHRAVDSFTDQHPEVLASKACFSRERRRFAGVALDILYDHYLLRHWQRFSQVDRGRFVQGIYGELQSYEHLMPAPMVKVTRRMVWHDWFGAYEDLESIGYALDRVAGRVRFPNRFSGIIDEIRANDVELEERFLLFFPELQIVAGEFE, from the coding sequence TTGAACCATCTTGCCCACGTATTTCTTGCACCGGATTCACCGGAAGCACGGGTGGGCAGCATCCTGGGTGATTTCACCCGGGGTGTTGTTCTGGCCGGACTTCCGAGCCTGGTGCAGAAGGGTATCCGCCACCACCGTGCCGTCGACAGCTTTACCGATCAACACCCGGAAGTGCTGGCCAGTAAAGCCTGTTTTTCCCGGGAGCGGCGGCGGTTTGCCGGTGTCGCCCTGGACATTCTCTACGATCACTATCTGTTAAGACACTGGCAACGTTTCAGTCAGGTGGATCGTGGTAGATTTGTCCAGGGCATTTACGGCGAACTGCAGAGTTACGAGCATTTGATGCCGGCGCCCATGGTAAAGGTGACGAGGCGGATGGTCTGGCATGACTGGTTTGGCGCCTATGAGGATCTCGAAAGCATTGGCTATGCCCTGGACCGCGTCGCTGGCCGTGTTCGGTTTCCAAATCGGTTTTCCGGCATTATCGACGAGATACGGGCGAACGACGTCGAGCTGGAAGAACGTTTTCTATTATTTTTCCCTGAATTACAGATTGTTGCGGGAGAGTTTGAATGA
- the glgP gene encoding alpha-glucan family phosphorylase, with amino-acid sequence MTIAAYNPRHIPEGLTGLFSLALDLRWSWHHGSDSLWRAIDEETWKATHNAWLVLNSVSGDQLEALSNDEGFQALYQRQMESHRQFERVNTWYSDECGGELDNGVVFFCMEYGLSESLPLYSGGLGVLAGDYLKAASDLGMPVTAVGLLYQQGYFRQSVTADGQQLEFYPFNDPSMLPVSPLTDADEQWVRVAIPFPGRQVRLRAWKARVGRCDLLLLDSNDPRNEPGDRGITSELYSSNPEKRLQQEMVLGIGGWKLLRQLGIEPAVCHINEGHSAFAFLERALTWQQDHETDFETAHLATRATNLFTTHTSVAAGFDHFSPNLIRLYLTPWMDERGLTMDQLMALGSSSGGHSLRAGDEGSVNMALLALNMCGRINGVSNIHRKVTQTLFQPYFPRWPACDIPVEAVTNGIHTPSWDSPESDALWTKACGQDRWLRPLQSTCPLASVPDSDILAMRQAQRRRLVHYLRHRLASQHCEHSPGNNRDAACGLLLDAETLTLGFARRFTEYKRPDLLLTDPDRLLALLNNRDHPLQIVLAGKAHPQDLHGKELIRRWKSFSCLPAAEGKVVFIEDYDLGVAAELIQGVDVWLNCPRHPWEACGTSGMKVLVNGGLNLSQYDGWWAEAWDDSVGWAIRPGATFEELSAGNEHDHSDALELYELLENQIIPEFYDVDTSGHPGRWIERIRSSMNGLTATYSANRMVREYVESFYLPMVAQGKRRTPALAREIVMVHRDIASMWRRLRFTSVEARESNGEQVFSVDVYLDGIPEQFVTVELIAEASEYGPAITRTMAMKHPQGGSEHSYLYECAVPARPEGHYTPRIRLRDERLNLPLENTAILWRT; translated from the coding sequence GTGACAATTGCAGCCTATAACCCAAGGCACATACCGGAGGGCCTGACTGGCCTGTTCAGTCTTGCCCTTGATCTCCGGTGGAGCTGGCATCACGGCAGCGACAGCCTATGGCGCGCCATTGACGAGGAAACCTGGAAGGCGACCCATAACGCCTGGCTGGTACTCAACAGTGTTTCCGGTGACCAGTTGGAGGCATTGTCAAACGATGAAGGCTTCCAGGCGCTCTACCAAAGGCAGATGGAGTCGCACCGGCAGTTCGAGCGGGTAAACACCTGGTATTCAGACGAATGCGGGGGCGAACTCGACAACGGGGTGGTCTTCTTCTGCATGGAGTATGGCCTGAGCGAGTCTCTGCCGCTGTATTCCGGAGGCCTCGGAGTTTTGGCCGGTGATTACCTGAAGGCAGCCAGCGATCTCGGCATGCCGGTGACGGCCGTGGGACTTTTGTATCAGCAGGGCTATTTCCGCCAGTCGGTAACTGCTGATGGCCAGCAACTGGAATTCTATCCCTTCAACGATCCCAGTATGTTGCCCGTTTCGCCACTGACCGACGCCGATGAGCAATGGGTGAGGGTAGCCATACCATTTCCGGGCAGACAAGTGCGGCTGCGAGCCTGGAAAGCCCGTGTCGGCCGCTGTGACCTTCTGCTTCTCGACAGCAATGATCCGCGTAATGAACCCGGCGACCGGGGGATCACCAGCGAGCTCTATAGCAGCAATCCCGAGAAACGTCTGCAACAGGAAATGGTGCTGGGTATCGGAGGCTGGAAATTACTCCGCCAACTGGGCATTGAGCCTGCGGTGTGCCACATCAATGAGGGCCACAGCGCGTTCGCATTTCTTGAGCGGGCACTGACCTGGCAGCAGGATCATGAGACCGATTTCGAAACGGCCCACCTGGCTACTCGCGCCACCAACCTGTTTACCACCCACACCTCTGTGGCGGCAGGGTTCGACCATTTTTCGCCCAACCTGATCCGTCTTTATCTGACGCCATGGATGGACGAGCGCGGCCTCACAATGGATCAACTCATGGCGCTCGGCAGCAGCAGTGGCGGCCACTCGTTGCGGGCTGGCGACGAAGGCTCCGTCAACATGGCGTTGCTGGCTCTCAATATGTGCGGGCGTATCAACGGTGTCAGCAACATTCACCGAAAAGTTACCCAGACGCTATTTCAGCCTTACTTCCCTCGCTGGCCTGCCTGCGACATTCCGGTGGAAGCGGTCACCAATGGCATACACACTCCGAGCTGGGATTCGCCGGAATCCGATGCACTCTGGACCAAAGCCTGCGGTCAGGATCGCTGGCTGCGGCCGCTCCAGAGCACCTGCCCACTGGCCAGCGTTCCCGACTCCGACATCCTGGCGATGCGGCAGGCCCAACGCCGCCGGCTGGTTCACTATCTCCGTCACCGACTTGCCAGTCAGCACTGCGAACATTCACCGGGAAACAATCGCGATGCCGCCTGTGGCCTGTTGCTGGATGCTGAAACACTGACGCTCGGCTTTGCCCGCCGGTTTACGGAATACAAACGTCCGGATTTACTGTTGACTGACCCGGACCGCCTTCTTGCGCTGCTGAACAATCGCGATCATCCGCTGCAGATCGTTCTGGCTGGCAAGGCCCATCCCCAGGACCTGCATGGCAAGGAACTGATCCGGCGCTGGAAGTCCTTTTCGTGCTTGCCGGCAGCCGAGGGCAAAGTGGTCTTTATCGAGGATTACGATCTGGGTGTTGCAGCCGAGCTGATCCAGGGCGTGGATGTCTGGCTCAACTGCCCCCGTCATCCCTGGGAGGCCTGCGGCACGAGCGGCATGAAAGTCCTCGTTAATGGCGGGCTCAATCTTTCCCAGTACGACGGCTGGTGGGCTGAGGCGTGGGATGATTCAGTAGGTTGGGCCATACGTCCGGGGGCAACGTTCGAAGAACTGAGTGCTGGCAACGAGCACGACCACTCCGATGCCCTGGAACTCTACGAGCTATTGGAGAACCAGATCATTCCCGAGTTCTACGATGTCGACACCAGCGGCCATCCCGGGCGTTGGATTGAGCGTATCCGATCAAGCATGAACGGTCTGACAGCGACCTATTCAGCCAACCGGATGGTACGCGAATACGTTGAAAGCTTTTATCTTCCCATGGTGGCTCAGGGAAAACGGCGAACGCCTGCGCTGGCCAGGGAAATTGTGATGGTCCACCGGGATATTGCTTCGATGTGGCGCAGGTTGCGGTTCACGTCGGTTGAGGCAAGGGAATCAAACGGTGAACAGGTCTTTTCTGTCGATGTTTATCTGGACGGGATACCCGAGCAGTTCGTAACCGTTGAGTTGATCGCAGAGGCTTCCGAGTATGGCCCGGCCATAACCAGGACAATGGCCATGAAGCACCCCCAGGGCGGCTCCGAACACAGTTATCTCTACGAATGTGCGGTACCGGCACGGCCGGAAGGTCATTACACGCCCCGGATCCGGCTCCGGGATGAGCGCCTGAACCTCCCGCTGGAGAATACCGCGATACTGTGGCGGACCTAA
- the malQ gene encoding 4-alpha-glucanotransferase: protein MTERAVGTDLFSTRRAGVLLHPTCLPGTWGVLGQSARNFVDFLASAGIRVWQTLPIGPTHSDLSPYQSLSAHAGNPDFIDLSELILSGLLDQHELDDGVLKPGRQSCFELAAQRFFALAEAEPDNQGYRHYLEYRAENDYWLDEFSLFITIREFHPGLNWLQWPTELRDRHSEALAAFAEKADSSRQRVRFEQFLFYQQWQALRHYAHERDIRLFGDIPIFVAHDSADVWANRHLFKLDSQGQSTAVAGVPPDYFSPDGQHWGNPLYDWEAMAGEGYEWWLQRLDSQRHLFDLIRIDHFRGLEAYWEIPAESGLSRDGYWVAGPGREFLEACFRAFPELPLVAENLGVISDEVEELRRSFHLPGMTVLQFGFDGNPRNPHLTHNHEPINLVYTGTHDNDTTLGWYESLDDRTRHYVNHYLGSSGENMPWPMIQAAFRSVSSLAIVPMQDLLGLGTEARFNTPGTIENNWLWKLDWQVVPSGLAGSIRELAGLYGRLT, encoded by the coding sequence ATGACCGAACGGGCAGTCGGGACGGACCTGTTCAGCACCCGTAGGGCCGGTGTATTGCTTCATCCCACCTGCCTGCCGGGCACATGGGGCGTTCTTGGGCAAAGTGCCCGGAATTTCGTGGATTTTCTCGCCAGCGCGGGCATCCGGGTGTGGCAAACTCTGCCCATAGGCCCGACGCATTCGGATCTATCTCCTTACCAGTCCCTGTCGGCGCACGCCGGAAATCCGGACTTTATCGATCTGAGCGAACTCATCCTTTCCGGGTTGCTGGATCAGCACGAGCTTGATGATGGCGTACTAAAACCCGGCCGCCAATCCTGTTTTGAGTTAGCGGCCCAGCGATTTTTTGCTCTGGCTGAGGCAGAGCCGGATAACCAGGGCTATCGGCATTATCTGGAGTACCGGGCGGAAAACGACTATTGGCTGGACGAGTTTTCGCTCTTCATCACCATTCGGGAGTTTCACCCGGGCCTGAACTGGCTTCAGTGGCCCACCGAACTCCGGGACCGTCATTCGGAGGCGCTTGCGGCGTTTGCTGAAAAGGCGGATAGCAGCAGGCAACGAGTCCGATTCGAGCAATTCCTTTTCTATCAGCAATGGCAAGCCCTGAGACACTATGCCCACGAACGGGACATTCGTCTGTTCGGGGATATTCCGATATTTGTTGCTCATGACAGCGCCGATGTCTGGGCTAACCGGCACCTGTTCAAGCTCGACTCCCAGGGCCAATCAACGGCGGTGGCAGGGGTTCCCCCGGACTACTTTTCTCCCGATGGGCAGCACTGGGGGAACCCGTTATACGATTGGGAGGCTATGGCCGGTGAAGGGTACGAGTGGTGGCTACAGAGACTCGACAGTCAGCGCCATCTTTTCGATCTCATCCGGATCGATCATTTCCGGGGGCTGGAAGCTTACTGGGAGATTCCGGCCGAGAGCGGGCTGTCGAGAGACGGATACTGGGTTGCCGGCCCCGGACGAGAGTTCCTGGAGGCCTGCTTCCGGGCCTTTCCGGAGCTCCCACTGGTGGCGGAGAACCTGGGAGTCATCAGTGATGAAGTCGAGGAGCTCCGCCGGTCGTTTCATTTGCCTGGCATGACCGTTCTCCAGTTCGGTTTTGATGGCAACCCCCGAAACCCACACCTGACTCACAATCACGAGCCAATCAACCTGGTTTATACCGGCACCCACGACAACGATACGACACTGGGCTGGTATGAGAGTCTGGACGATCGCACCCGGCACTATGTGAACCACTACCTTGGCAGCAGCGGCGAGAACATGCCGTGGCCGATGATTCAGGCGGCTTTCCGCTCCGTATCGTCTCTGGCCATTGTGCCGATGCAGGACTTGCTCGGACTCGGCACCGAGGCACGGTTCAACACCCCGGGTACGATTGAAAACAACTGGTTGTGGAAGCTGGATTGGCAAGTCGTCCCATCCGGCCTTGCGGGCAGTATTCGGGAACTCGCGGGACTATACGGAAGATTAACATGA
- a CDS encoding PilZ domain-containing protein encodes MEHRLSKRVPGKLGLLVYKRGMPVATGQIRDASKRGLFIATDYSDVQLNQTLEIEFRFPEREERQFRRLKAHVVRKSDKGLGVDFDGVDNDAFTISSLLHWLKMHHRSVEYFPVRKSQAY; translated from the coding sequence ATGGAACACAGACTCAGTAAGCGTGTACCGGGAAAGCTGGGATTGCTTGTCTACAAACGGGGCATGCCTGTCGCGACTGGACAGATCCGGGATGCATCGAAGCGGGGGCTGTTCATTGCAACCGATTACAGCGATGTCCAGCTTAACCAAACCTTGGAGATCGAGTTTCGATTTCCGGAAAGGGAGGAGCGGCAGTTTCGGAGACTGAAGGCCCATGTCGTAAGAAAGTCGGACAAAGGCCTGGGTGTGGACTTCGATGGTGTAGATAACGATGCGTTTACCATTTCATCGTTACTGCACTGGCTGAAGATGCACCACCGGTCAGTTGAATATTTTCCCGTTCGCAAAAGCCAAGCCTATTAA
- a CDS encoding glycoside hydrolase family 57 protein — translation MDSDDRTPVVLFWHMHQPGYQDFQTGQFQFPWVYLHTIKDYSDMAGHLEAHPGARAVVNFAPILLEQIETYLVHIERWRHGAGEIGDPLLAALVAETLPEPGNPGFLDLMGKCLRANADRIINRFPAYARLAELADLYRRKPALQRYMSPMLLSDLLVWYHLGWMGETIRRENHCVRSLQEKGWQFSRDDRYALMEVIFEVLAGIGPRYRHLAQVGQVELSVSPFSHSMLPLLLELTSAREAMPDILLPAYETYPGGEDRVAWQLDEAKRVFQRFFGVEPTGCWASEGGLSQRTLACLDEHGFRWTASGDSVAHNSLNQARAADGSLPEYGIHKPYRFGDASATVFFRDDGLSDLIGFNYADWHASDAVSDLVHHMENIAAHGTPDSKPVISVILDGENAWEYYPENGFHFLDELYEMLENHPRLRLTTYRDLLSVPVCTTVALPHLVAGSWIYGTFSTWIGDPDKNRAWELLCEAKLHYDRVMDNGSLTSEQKEAAQLQLAICEGSDWFWWFGDYNPAQIVSDFEHLYRKHLVNLYDLIGYPAPASVFQKLSQGSGAPERGGAMRPGHDRNDRV, via the coding sequence ATGGACTCTGACGACCGGACTCCGGTGGTTCTTTTCTGGCATATGCACCAGCCCGGTTATCAGGACTTCCAGACCGGGCAGTTCCAGTTTCCCTGGGTATATCTGCATACCATCAAGGACTACAGTGATATGGCCGGGCATCTTGAGGCCCATCCCGGGGCCCGGGCGGTCGTTAATTTCGCGCCGATTCTGCTGGAACAGATTGAAACCTACCTGGTGCATATTGAGCGCTGGCGCCATGGCGCCGGTGAAATCGGTGATCCTTTGCTCGCTGCATTGGTAGCTGAAACTTTGCCGGAGCCCGGCAACCCGGGCTTTCTCGATCTGATGGGAAAGTGCCTTCGGGCCAATGCAGACCGGATCATCAACCGGTTTCCCGCCTACGCAAGGCTTGCTGAGCTTGCCGACCTGTATCGCAGGAAACCCGCGCTGCAGCGTTATATGTCTCCAATGCTTCTTAGTGATTTGCTGGTCTGGTATCACCTCGGCTGGATGGGCGAAACCATCCGGCGCGAAAACCATTGCGTCCGAAGCCTTCAGGAAAAGGGCTGGCAATTTTCACGGGATGATCGGTACGCCCTGATGGAAGTTATCTTCGAGGTGTTGGCCGGTATTGGACCACGTTACAGACACCTGGCCCAGGTAGGGCAGGTTGAGTTGTCGGTCAGTCCGTTCAGCCATAGCATGTTGCCGCTTCTACTTGAGCTCACTTCTGCCCGCGAGGCCATGCCCGATATTTTGTTACCGGCCTACGAAACCTACCCCGGTGGAGAGGATCGGGTGGCATGGCAGCTTGACGAGGCAAAACGGGTGTTCCAACGGTTTTTCGGAGTTGAGCCAACCGGTTGTTGGGCCTCCGAGGGAGGACTGAGCCAACGGACCCTGGCCTGCCTTGATGAACACGGATTTCGCTGGACGGCCAGCGGTGATTCAGTGGCCCACAACAGCCTCAACCAAGCGAGAGCGGCTGATGGATCCTTACCCGAGTATGGGATTCACAAGCCTTATCGATTCGGGGACGCCTCGGCTACGGTTTTTTTCCGGGATGACGGACTCTCCGATTTGATTGGATTCAACTACGCCGATTGGCATGCAAGTGACGCGGTGAGTGATCTGGTCCACCACATGGAAAACATTGCGGCCCACGGAACACCGGATTCAAAACCCGTTATCTCGGTGATTCTGGATGGTGAGAATGCCTGGGAATACTATCCGGAGAACGGGTTCCATTTTCTGGATGAACTCTATGAGATGCTAGAGAATCATCCGAGGCTGAGGCTCACCACGTATCGGGATCTCCTGTCGGTTCCGGTCTGCACGACCGTTGCCTTGCCGCACCTGGTCGCGGGGAGCTGGATTTACGGGACTTTCTCGACCTGGATCGGAGACCCGGACAAGAATCGTGCGTGGGAGCTGCTTTGCGAGGCAAAACTCCATTATGACCGGGTAATGGACAACGGAAGTCTCACCAGCGAGCAGAAAGAGGCCGCCCAATTGCAGCTGGCGATTTGCGAGGGCTCGGACTGGTTCTGGTGGTTCGGCGATTACAATCCCGCGCAGATTGTCAGTGATTTCGAGCACCTGTATCGAAAGCATCTGGTTAACCTGTACGACCTGATTGGCTACCCGGCGCCGGCGTCGGTGTTCCAGAAACTCAGTCAGGGCAGCGGGGCACCCGAGCGGGGTGGCGCCATGCGCCCGGGGCACGACAGGAATGACAGGGTATGA
- a CDS encoding ATP-dependent zinc protease, producing MRNLASLALVATLAIPATNVMAKEDESSDQPVPETLGFVEWVVMNDTGLRLKARLDTGAKTSSLHAVNVEEFKKDNEEWVKFQLPLGDHEDQPSEGDLEHEDVVLEFERPIHRTVLIKRKGAPSQRRYVVNMEFCIAGTIHETQFSLTDRGNFSYPILLGRRFMRDDNILIDSADSFIAELDCEYNTLEEIALQAD from the coding sequence ATGAGAAATCTAGCTTCATTGGCACTGGTAGCGACCCTCGCAATCCCTGCCACCAATGTGATGGCTAAAGAGGATGAATCATCAGATCAACCCGTTCCCGAAACCCTGGGTTTTGTGGAGTGGGTGGTTATGAACGATACCGGCCTGCGTTTGAAGGCAAGGCTGGATACCGGTGCCAAAACGTCATCGCTTCATGCGGTGAACGTGGAGGAATTCAAGAAAGACAATGAGGAATGGGTGAAATTCCAGCTCCCGCTTGGGGACCATGAAGATCAGCCGAGTGAAGGAGACCTCGAACACGAGGATGTCGTGCTGGAATTCGAGCGTCCGATTCACCGTACGGTACTGATCAAGCGCAAGGGTGCACCTTCTCAACGACGGTATGTGGTGAACATGGAGTTTTGCATCGCCGGAACCATCCATGAAACCCAGTTCTCACTGACCGACCGCGGAAACTTCTCCTACCCGATTCTCCTGGGGCGCCGTTTCATGAGGGACGACAACATCCTGATCGATTCGGCAGACAGCTTTATTGCAGAGCTCGATTGCGAGTACAACACGCTCGAGGAAATTGCCCTGCAGGCAGACTAG
- the glgC gene encoding glucose-1-phosphate adenylyltransferase, with the protein MQTAKRYVSRLTRQTLALVLAGGRGSRLHDLTKWRAKPAVPFGGKFRIIDFPLSNCINSGIGQVGVITQYKSHSLIRHIQRGWGFLRAELDEFVELLPAQQRIETSWYEGTADAVLQNLDIIRSHTPEYVLILAGDHVYKMDYGTMLAAHVESEADITVGCIEVPLEEAPAFGVMAVDDDMRITEFAEKPEKPNPMPGNSGKALASMGIYVFSTQVLFDELMRDHQREASSSHDFGKDIIPSVIERLKVMAFPFRDPVQNKEAYWRDVGTVDALWQANLELISVSPELNLYDSKWPIWTYQEQLPPAKFVFNDENRRGTAVDSMVAGGCIVSGASVSHSLLFSQVKIHSYSEVEDSVIFPDVEIGRHCRIRKALIDRGCRIPDGMEVGFDDAKDRKRFYVSPKGVVLITPELLGQDYPHGL; encoded by the coding sequence ATGCAAACGGCCAAGCGTTATGTCAGTCGTCTCACTCGGCAAACCCTTGCTCTCGTGCTTGCCGGAGGGAGAGGTTCACGCCTTCATGATCTCACCAAATGGCGTGCCAAGCCCGCTGTGCCCTTTGGTGGCAAATTCCGGATTATCGATTTCCCCCTGTCCAATTGCATTAACTCCGGAATCGGGCAGGTCGGGGTCATTACCCAGTACAAGTCTCATTCACTGATCCGCCACATTCAAAGAGGCTGGGGATTCCTGCGCGCCGAGCTGGATGAATTTGTGGAACTGCTCCCGGCCCAGCAGAGAATCGAGACCTCCTGGTACGAGGGTACGGCCGATGCGGTGCTTCAGAATCTCGACATCATTCGCAGCCACACCCCCGAATATGTGCTGATTCTCGCTGGTGACCATGTCTACAAGATGGATTACGGCACCATGCTTGCCGCCCATGTTGAAAGCGAGGCGGACATCACGGTGGGATGCATCGAAGTCCCATTGGAAGAAGCCCCCGCATTCGGCGTGATGGCGGTCGATGACGACATGCGAATTACCGAGTTTGCCGAAAAGCCAGAGAAACCAAACCCCATGCCGGGCAACTCGGGAAAGGCGCTGGCGTCGATGGGGATCTACGTGTTCAGCACTCAGGTTCTGTTTGATGAACTGATGCGTGATCATCAGCGGGAAGCCTCGTCTTCTCACGATTTTGGTAAGGACATCATCCCATCGGTTATTGAACGGCTGAAGGTGATGGCGTTCCCGTTTCGGGATCCTGTCCAGAACAAGGAGGCATACTGGCGGGATGTCGGCACTGTGGATGCTCTGTGGCAGGCCAACCTTGAACTGATTTCCGTGAGCCCGGAACTGAATCTTTATGATTCCAAATGGCCTATCTGGACATACCAGGAGCAGCTTCCACCCGCCAAGTTTGTTTTCAATGATGAAAACCGGCGCGGAACCGCCGTGGATTCCATGGTCGCCGGTGGCTGCATTGTGTCGGGGGCCTCGGTCAGTCATTCACTGCTGTTTTCCCAAGTCAAGATCCATTCCTACAGTGAGGTTGAGGATTCCGTTATTTTCCCGGACGTCGAGATCGGACGGCATTGCCGTATCCGGAAGGCGCTGATTGACCGGGGCTGCCGGATACCCGATGGCATGGAGGTGGGATTTGACGACGCCAAAGATCGAAAACGCTTCTACGTCTCGCCGAAAGGCGTCGTGCTGATTACGCCCGAGTTGCTCGGACAGGATTATCCTCATGGACTCTGA